In Deferribacteraceae bacterium V6Fe1, one genomic interval encodes:
- the groL gene encoding chaperonin GroEL (60 kDa chaperone family; promotes refolding of misfolded polypeptides especially under stressful conditions; forms two stacked rings of heptamers to form a barrel-shaped 14mer; ends can be capped by GroES; misfolded proteins enter the barrel where they are refolded when GroES binds), with protein MAKAITFGDEARQAILRGVDKLANAVKVTLGPKGRNVVIEKKFGSPLVTKDGVTVAKEIELKDPIENLGAQMVKEVASKTSDVAGDGTTTATVLAQAIYREGMKNVVAGANPMELKRGIDKAVEAVVAKLKEISKPIQNKTEIAQVGTISANNDKEIGDIIADAMDKVGKDGVITIEENKSTDTVLDVVEGMQFDRGYLSPYFVTNPDTMEAVLENAYILICEKKITSMKDLLPILEQLAKQNAQFLIIAEDIEGEALATLVVNKLRGTLNCAAVKAPGFGDRRKEMLKDIAVLTGGQVISEDLGLKLDNVKLEDLGRAKKIVVDKENTTIVEGEGSSDDIMARVNQIKKQIEETTSDYDREKLQERLAKLVGGVAVIKVGATTETEMKEKKARVEDALNATKAAVEEGIVPGGGVALIRARAALDNLKLVGDEQIGVEIIRKALEYPIRQIAENAGFEGSIVVDKIVQNDNVAFGFNAATEEYTNMIEAGVIDPTKVTRSALQNAASVSGLMITTEATITEIPEKKEAPAPGGMPGMGGMDGMY; from the coding sequence ATGGCAAAGGCTATAACATTCGGTGATGAGGCTAGGCAGGCGATTTTAAGAGGTGTTGACAAGCTTGCTAATGCTGTAAAAGTCACTTTAGGACCAAAAGGAAGAAATGTAGTTATTGAAAAAAAATTCGGTTCACCACTTGTAACTAAAGATGGTGTTACTGTTGCTAAAGAAATCGAACTTAAAGATCCAATTGAGAATCTTGGCGCACAAATGGTTAAAGAGGTAGCATCTAAGACAAGTGATGTTGCCGGTGACGGTACTACAACAGCAACTGTATTGGCTCAAGCTATTTACAGAGAAGGTATGAAAAACGTAGTAGCCGGTGCAAACCCAATGGAGCTTAAAAGAGGTATTGATAAGGCTGTTGAAGCTGTTGTAGCTAAATTAAAAGAAATTTCAAAGCCAATTCAAAATAAAACTGAGATTGCTCAGGTAGGTACAATCTCTGCAAATAATGATAAAGAGATTGGCGATATTATTGCTGATGCAATGGATAAAGTTGGTAAAGATGGTGTTATTACAATTGAGGAAAACAAATCAACTGATACTGTTCTTGATGTAGTTGAGGGTATGCAGTTTGATAGAGGTTATCTATCACCATATTTTGTAACTAATCCTGACACAATGGAAGCAGTTCTTGAAAATGCTTATATCCTCATCTGTGAAAAGAAGATTACTAGCATGAAGGATCTTCTTCCAATACTTGAGCAGCTTGCAAAACAAAACGCTCAGTTTTTAATCATTGCTGAAGATATAGAAGGTGAAGCTCTTGCAACACTTGTAGTAAACAAGCTAAGAGGAACATTAAACTGTGCTGCTGTTAAAGCTCCGGGTTTTGGTGATAGAAGAAAAGAGATGTTAAAAGATATTGCTGTTCTTACCGGCGGTCAGGTAATCAGTGAAGACCTTGGTCTCAAGCTTGACAATGTTAAGTTAGAAGATCTTGGTAGAGCTAAGAAAATAGTTGTAGATAAAGAAAATACTACAATTGTTGAAGGTGAAGGTAGCTCTGACGACATTATGGCAAGAGTTAACCAGATTAAAAAGCAGATCGAAGAAACAACTTCTGACTACGATAGAGAAAAACTTCAAGAAAGACTTGCCAAACTTGTTGGCGGTGTGGCAGTAATCAAAGTTGGTGCTACTACTGAAACAGAAATGAAAGAAAAGAAAGCAAGGGTAGAGGATGCTCTTAATGCTACTAAAGCTGCTGTGGAAGAAGGTATAGTTCCTGGTGGTGGAGTTGCACTTATCAGAGCTAGAGCTGCACTTGATAACTTAAAGCTTGTTGGTGATGAGCAAATTGGTGTTGAGATTATCAGAAAAGCTCTTGAATATCCAATTAGGCAGATTGCTGAAAACGCAGGGTTTGAAGGTTCTATTGTTGTTGATAAGATAGTTCAGAATGATAACGTTGCTTTTGGTTTTAACGCAGCTACTGAAGAATATACAAATATGATTGAAGCCGGTGTAATCGATCCTACTAAAGTTACAAGAAGTGCATTACAAAATGCTGCTTCAGTTTCAGGACTTATGATTACTACTGAAGCCACAATTACAGAAATTCCAGAGAAGAAAGAAGCTCCTGCTCCGGGCG
- the groES gene encoding co-chaperone GroES: protein MANIKPLQDRVLVKRIEAEEKTASGIIIPDTAKEKPQEGEVIAVGPGKVLDNGTKVELTVKVGDKVLFSKYAGTDVKIDGVEYLIMREDDILGIIG, encoded by the coding sequence ATGGCAAACATTAAGCCACTTCAGGACAGAGTACTTGTTAAACGTATTGAAGCTGAAGAGAAAACAGCTTCAGGAATTATTATCCCTGATACTGCAAAGGAAAAACCACAAGAAGGTGAAGTTATTGCTGTTGGTCCGGGAAAAGTGTTGGACAACGGAACTAAGGTTGAGCTTACTGTAAAAGTAGGTGACAAGGTTCTTTTCAGCAAATATGCCGGTACTGATGTTAAGATTGACGGCGTTGAATATCTTATTATGAGAGAAGATGATATCTTAGGAATTATTGGATAA
- a CDS encoding YbfB/YjiJ family MFS transporter: MKDNKQLSPHKIVAGGFFALFLAMAVGRFAFTPILPIMQSNYGFSNTIAGNIASINYLGYLLGAILSKYVKNNNTQYAIYKVSLIICILSTAAMTFSHTIFSWYFWRFIIGIASGFLNVLGVAFVLQSLALLGKSHISGWMFCGVGTGIALTGIAVPALNTILTADQIWLGLSVLSIIPFYFGWTAVKKVELQHNLSTTASNNKNPMIKKLYISYFLEGFGYIITATFIVSILTKTLNSIYAANVSWILIGISAAVTTLIWPKISNKFGARKSLITAFLIQSVAIILPLMIPNTFGYIISAIGFGGTFLGIVAMTLSYGREISPQASNKVIGDLTILFGIGQIISPVIAGYLADIYGNFNISIIIAFFSVILAAIILLPMGKFMNEQKLQSK; encoded by the coding sequence ATGAAAGATAACAAACAGCTCAGCCCACACAAAATTGTCGCAGGTGGTTTTTTTGCTCTTTTTCTTGCAATGGCAGTAGGAAGATTTGCATTCACACCTATCTTGCCAATCATGCAGTCAAACTACGGCTTTTCAAATACCATTGCAGGAAATATAGCCTCAATAAATTACCTTGGTTATCTCTTAGGTGCAATACTTTCAAAGTATGTTAAAAATAATAATACTCAGTATGCAATATATAAAGTCAGCTTGATAATATGCATATTATCAACTGCGGCAATGACCTTTTCACACACTATATTTTCATGGTATTTTTGGAGATTTATCATAGGCATTGCCAGCGGATTCCTAAATGTACTTGGGGTAGCTTTTGTTCTTCAGAGTCTTGCTTTGCTTGGAAAATCCCATATTTCAGGTTGGATGTTTTGCGGTGTAGGGACAGGAATTGCACTGACAGGCATAGCAGTCCCTGCCCTTAACACAATACTAACTGCTGACCAAATATGGTTAGGGCTTTCTGTATTAAGTATTATACCATTTTACTTTGGTTGGACTGCCGTTAAAAAGGTTGAACTACAACATAATCTATCAACAACAGCATCAAATAATAAAAACCCTATGATTAAGAAATTATATATCTCATATTTTTTAGAAGGTTTTGGTTACATAATTACCGCAACATTTATTGTAAGCATACTGACAAAAACACTCAACTCTATTTACGCTGCAAATGTTTCATGGATATTAATCGGAATATCTGCTGCTGTTACCACACTGATATGGCCTAAAATATCAAATAAATTTGGTGCCCGCAAATCTTTAATTACAGCTTTTTTAATCCAGAGTGTTGCAATAATACTCCCTCTAATGATACCAAATACTTTTGGCTATATCATCAGTGCTATCGGCTTTGGAGGAACATTTTTAGGAATTGTTGCTATGACGCTAAGTTACGGCAGGGAGATATCACCTCAAGCTTCAAACAAAGTAATTGGAGATTTGACTATACTTTTTGGGATAGGGCAAATAATTAGCCCTGTTATCGCAGGTTACCTTGCCGACATTTATGGAAACTTTAACATATCTATCATAATCGCATTCTTTTCAGTGATTTTGGCAGCTATCATCCTGCTACCAATGGGAAAATTTATGAATGAGCAAAAACTTCAATCAAAATAA
- a CDS encoding gamma-glutamylcyclotransferase: protein MESSTFTVFTYGTLMRGFIGYEKYLKNAVFLGNGSIKGKMYQTNSGYPVVTKSKNGKDIHGELFEVDKDTMIKLRNYEGVYSFFTYYREELLPVKLADGSVKYARVFTAHPFVKPLIKLTAKRVKNGDWKEYIAGPPKNYRKWALTLLLILINFIILIEVFAHS, encoded by the coding sequence ATGGAAAGTAGTACATTTACTGTATTTACATATGGTACTCTCATGCGTGGTTTTATAGGTTATGAGAAGTATCTTAAAAATGCAGTATTTTTGGGTAATGGAAGTATAAAAGGGAAAATGTATCAGACCAATTCTGGATATCCTGTTGTCACTAAATCTAAAAATGGTAAAGACATTCACGGTGAGCTTTTTGAAGTAGATAAGGATACAATGATAAAATTGAGAAATTATGAAGGGGTATATTCCTTTTTTACTTACTATAGAGAGGAGTTGTTACCTGTAAAGTTGGCCGATGGAAGCGTAAAGTATGCAAGAGTTTTTACCGCTCACCCTTTTGTAAAACCGTTAATTAAATTGACTGCAAAAAGGGTCAAAAATGGCGATTGGAAAGAATATATTGCCGGCCCTCCAAAAAACTACAGAAAATGGGCTTTAACCTTATTACTGATTCTGATTAACTTTATTATTTTGATTGAAGTTTTTGCTCATTCATAA
- a CDS encoding ABC transporter permease, translating to MIRSLPRSKKYNFTFVLFVILFYTFLFAPLVVTCVLAFNNSDFPSLPWNGVTLDWFFANDAHRVGIFHDANNLRSIFTSVKTAVIVSILSLIVGTFGAFLFEQEEFKFKQALYFLTLAPLVIPGVILGISILLASNSVGLFIEERLGFEAPLFAPGFWLVVLGQFSFITTFVVLVVSARLKKFDRTLEEAALNLGANRLQVIWYITLKYLKPSLIGAGTVAFLMSFENFNTTLFLVGSEPTLPINLYLQVRDGSTPVINAISFLMIVFTSFLALINLYFSKNKD from the coding sequence ATGATACGCAGTTTACCGAGGTCTAAAAAATACAATTTTACATTTGTGCTTTTTGTAATACTATTTTACACATTTTTGTTTGCACCCCTTGTTGTGACATGTGTGTTGGCCTTTAATAATTCCGATTTTCCAAGCCTTCCTTGGAATGGTGTTACATTGGACTGGTTTTTTGCAAATGATGCCCATCGAGTAGGGATTTTCCATGATGCTAACAATCTAAGAAGCATATTTACCAGTGTAAAGACAGCAGTTATTGTATCCATATTGTCATTAATAGTGGGAACTTTCGGTGCATTTTTATTTGAACAAGAGGAATTTAAATTTAAGCAGGCTCTTTATTTTTTAACTCTTGCGCCACTTGTAATACCTGGAGTTATTCTTGGTATTTCTATCCTTTTGGCAAGTAACTCTGTCGGCCTTTTTATTGAGGAAAGGTTAGGTTTTGAAGCTCCACTTTTTGCACCGGGCTTTTGGCTTGTAGTGCTTGGACAATTCTCATTTATTACAACATTTGTAGTGCTTGTTGTGTCAGCAAGACTTAAAAAATTTGATAGGACACTTGAAGAGGCTGCACTTAACCTTGGAGCAAATAGATTGCAGGTCATATGGTATATAACATTAAAATATTTAAAACCTTCATTAATTGGTGCCGGCACGGTCGCATTTTTGATGAGTTTTGAAAACTTTAATACTACACTATTTTTGGTGGGCTCTGAGCCGACATTGCCGATTAATCTATATTTACAGGTTAGGGATGGGAGTACTCCCGTCATAAATGCAATATCATTCTTAATGATAGTATTTACTTCTTTTCTTGCACTGATAAATCTTTATTTTAGTAAAAATAAAGATTAG
- a CDS encoding ABC transporter permease — protein sequence MKHAKLGFYIFLIPVILWLFLLIVIPHIDLLLMSFKSENIYGKPTFSFANYKNFFVEPIYWLTFVRTAIYSIIVTVITAIISLPIAFYITKVVNTKLSQFLSILLLMPFWVSELVRVYGWMILLRESGVVNHFLLKLGLINKPIELLYNDVSMVMVLVYTSMLFMVVPLISVMESLDDHLIEAAYDLGASTKDIVFKIIIPHSKPGLTSGAIVVFMLTLGNYLTPNLIGGKNSLWFTEQIYTQFIASFNWNQGAAFGFLLLVLSTVIIWLGLKVTRQNLSKVVQ from the coding sequence ATGAAACATGCAAAATTAGGTTTTTATATTTTTCTGATTCCGGTTATTTTATGGTTGTTTTTGTTAATAGTAATTCCGCATATTGATTTATTATTAATGTCTTTTAAATCTGAAAACATTTATGGTAAGCCCACATTTAGTTTTGCCAATTATAAAAATTTTTTTGTTGAGCCCATATATTGGCTGACATTTGTAAGGACTGCCATTTATTCCATAATAGTTACCGTCATTACTGCAATTATATCTTTGCCGATTGCTTTTTACATAACAAAGGTAGTGAATACAAAGTTAAGCCAGTTTTTGTCTATACTTCTCTTAATGCCGTTTTGGGTTAGTGAATTGGTGAGGGTTTACGGATGGATGATTTTGTTGAGAGAAAGTGGTGTGGTAAACCATTTTTTACTGAAGTTAGGACTTATTAATAAACCTATAGAGCTTTTATACAATGACGTGTCAATGGTTATGGTTTTAGTTTATACATCTATGCTTTTTATGGTAGTCCCTTTAATATCCGTAATGGAGAGTCTTGATGACCATTTAATAGAAGCTGCATACGATTTGGGAGCTTCCACCAAGGATATTGTATTTAAAATAATTATTCCTCACTCAAAACCGGGACTTACATCGGGTGCAATAGTTGTTTTTATGTTAACATTGGGTAACTATTTAACGCCAAACCTGATTGGCGGTAAAAATTCGTTGTGGTTTACGGAGCAGATTTACACTCAGTTTATCGCAAGCTTTAATTGGAATCAGGGAGCTGCTTTCGGTTTTCTTCTGTTAGTGTTGTCTACTGTAATAATTTGGTTAGGCTTGAAGGTGACCAGACAAAATTTAAGTAAGGTAGTCCAATGA
- a CDS encoding ABC transporter ATP-binding protein, giving the protein MKYDLDVRNVTKKFGEFEAVKKVSFTVEEGKFFSILGPSGCGKTTLLRMIAGFIEPTEGEIFIREKLVNGLPPNKRPVNLVFQNLALFPMMNVEENIAFGLKRKKVPNTEIKKKVKNILERVGLPGFEKKAVQQLSGGQKQRVAIARCLVLEPSVLLLDEPLGALDLKLREKMKVELKKLQNEVGTTFVYITHDQSEALVMSDYVAVMNGGEFEQLDTPANLYHHPQTSFVAQFVGDNNKWEGYVVNQSDGFAKITTNNNHEFLVKTLKSINKKECDFFVRPEAFLIEPSKDLEKLNRLKVKVKAILFDGANSRLLTSIKDANNEILVALPQNKQFDYIRPGNEIEIGWYPENSIAFERNA; this is encoded by the coding sequence ATGAAATATGATTTAGATGTTAGAAATGTGACTAAAAAGTTTGGTGAATTTGAAGCGGTAAAGAAGGTTAGTTTTACGGTAGAGGAAGGGAAATTTTTCTCTATTTTAGGTCCTTCCGGTTGTGGTAAGACAACTCTTTTAAGGATGATTGCAGGGTTTATTGAGCCTACCGAAGGTGAAATATTTATAAGGGAGAAATTAGTAAACGGACTTCCTCCTAACAAAAGACCTGTTAATCTTGTGTTTCAAAATCTTGCACTGTTCCCTATGATGAATGTAGAGGAAAATATTGCTTTTGGCTTAAAAAGAAAAAAAGTTCCTAATACTGAGATTAAGAAAAAGGTCAAAAATATTCTTGAAAGGGTCGGGTTGCCGGGTTTTGAGAAAAAAGCGGTACAACAGCTCTCCGGTGGTCAGAAACAGAGGGTTGCAATTGCAAGGTGTCTGGTTTTAGAGCCTTCAGTATTGTTGTTGGATGAGCCCTTGGGAGCTCTTGATTTAAAGCTTAGAGAAAAGATGAAGGTAGAGCTTAAAAAACTTCAAAATGAAGTCGGCACGACCTTTGTTTACATAACTCATGACCAGTCGGAAGCACTTGTTATGTCCGATTATGTGGCTGTAATGAATGGAGGAGAGTTTGAACAGCTTGATACCCCCGCAAACCTTTATCATCATCCTCAAACATCTTTTGTGGCACAATTTGTCGGCGATAATAACAAGTGGGAAGGTTACGTGGTTAATCAAAGCGATGGGTTCGCAAAAATTACTACAAATAATAATCATGAATTTTTAGTGAAAACTCTGAAGTCTATTAACAAAAAAGAGTGTGATTTCTTTGTTAGGCCAGAGGCATTTTTGATTGAGCCTTCAAAGGACTTGGAGAAACTCAATCGTTTAAAGGTAAAAGTTAAAGCGATTTTGTTTGATGGAGCAAACAGCAGACTTTTAACATCTATTAAAGATGCCAATAACGAAATATTAGTGGCACTTCCGCAAAACAAGCAGTTTGATTATATTAGACCGGGTAACGAAATTGAGATTGGTTGGTATCCTGAAAACTCTATAGCTTTTGAGAGAAATGCCTGA
- a CDS encoding extracellular solute-binding protein, which translates to MKRCLMLLLVFVFGVSSVFAEGTLRLLTWKGYAPNALIEKFEKETGIKVEVTYSNNEEMIAKLRATRGAGFDLAQPSQDRISSVQEKYKIYKPLDYLKIKSEQIIPSMLKAVKDNTKVGKDSYAVPFCWGTSGLIVNKKYAPEASDYTDLLNPKYEGRVSYRLKRPTLIALAFAMGKNPFALYNDPKAYEELMEMVGQKMIDAKNIVKNYWTNGDALLQLLRSEEVYVAMGWDGGGWKLHQDNPNIDFVAPKSGALGWIDTFAIPAKAKNIDAAYKWINFILRPENAAYFTNTEGYFTASKDAAEFLNPDVKDNLKRSFPQEAIDNIKWYPPVPSNIESIEAKILDKVKSAR; encoded by the coding sequence ATGAAAAGATGTCTAATGCTGTTGTTGGTTTTTGTGTTTGGTGTTTCATCAGTTTTTGCAGAAGGGACTTTAAGGTTGTTAACATGGAAAGGTTATGCTCCTAATGCGCTTATTGAAAAATTTGAAAAAGAAACAGGGATTAAGGTTGAAGTGACATACTCTAACAATGAGGAAATGATTGCAAAACTAAGGGCAACAAGGGGTGCAGGCTTTGATTTGGCTCAGCCTAGTCAAGACAGGATATCTTCAGTCCAGGAGAAATACAAAATTTACAAACCTCTCGATTACTTAAAAATAAAATCCGAACAAATTATACCATCAATGCTCAAAGCTGTAAAAGACAATACTAAGGTTGGAAAAGACTCTTATGCTGTCCCTTTCTGTTGGGGGACATCCGGCTTGATTGTGAATAAAAAATATGCACCTGAGGCAAGCGATTATACAGATCTTTTAAATCCAAAGTATGAAGGAAGGGTCAGTTACAGACTCAAAAGACCTACATTAATAGCCCTTGCTTTTGCGATGGGCAAAAATCCTTTTGCACTTTATAATGACCCAAAAGCTTATGAAGAGCTGATGGAAATGGTTGGACAAAAGATGATTGATGCAAAGAATATCGTCAAAAATTATTGGACCAATGGGGATGCATTATTGCAGCTTTTAAGATCTGAAGAAGTTTACGTGGCTATGGGCTGGGATGGTGGAGGTTGGAAACTTCATCAGGACAACCCGAATATAGATTTTGTTGCTCCAAAAAGCGGCGCTTTAGGGTGGATTGACACATTTGCGATTCCTGCTAAAGCTAAAAATATTGATGCCGCTTATAAGTGGATTAATTTTATACTTAGGCCGGAAAATGCTGCTTACTTTACAAATACCGAAGGGTATTTTACAGCTTCAAAGGATGCTGCGGAGTTTCTAAATCCTGATGTAAAAGACAATCTTAAGCGTTCTTTTCCTCAGGAAGCCATAGATAACATCAAATGGTATCCCCCAGTTCCGTCAAATATAGAATCAATAGAAGCAAAAATATTAGATAAAGTAAAATCAGCAAGATAA
- a CDS encoding LysE family translocator translates to MSLLTAFGLALATFILAVVPGPGVYAVVSKSIAHGFKNTIPTVLGIVAGDILFLTFALFGLTIIAETLWFLFLVIKYAGAAYLCFLGIKLFFSKKSNSAVRKNCNRAGFFSGLFITLGNPKVILFYMSFLPTFIDFNMLTIVDIILVITIVSTVLSAVMLFYAFLSFYVSKFLRGDTATTAFNKLAGITMFSAGVLILSRK, encoded by the coding sequence ATGTCTTTACTGACTGCATTTGGCCTTGCGTTAGCAACATTTATTCTTGCAGTTGTCCCTGGTCCAGGGGTGTATGCTGTAGTTTCAAAATCCATTGCTCATGGTTTTAAAAATACGATTCCAACTGTTTTGGGTATTGTGGCAGGGGATATACTTTTTCTTACTTTTGCACTTTTTGGGCTTACTATCATTGCGGAAACACTTTGGTTTTTATTTCTTGTCATAAAATATGCTGGTGCAGCTTATTTGTGTTTTTTAGGTATAAAACTTTTCTTTTCAAAAAAATCAAATTCTGCTGTTAGGAAAAATTGCAATAGGGCTGGTTTTTTCAGCGGTCTGTTTATAACGTTAGGTAATCCTAAGGTAATACTTTTTTATATGAGTTTCTTACCCACATTTATAGATTTTAATATGCTGACGATAGTCGATATAATTTTAGTAATTACTATAGTTTCGACAGTATTATCAGCCGTTATGCTGTTTTATGCTTTTTTATCTTTTTATGTAAGCAAATTTCTTAGAGGTGATACGGCAACAACTGCTTTTAATAAACTTGCAGGTATTACAATGTTTAGTGCCGGTGTATTGATATTATCCAGAAAGTAG
- the murB gene encoding UDP-N-acetylmuramate dehydrogenase → MRIIKNEPLSNHTSYMTGGDAKLFLEPYTTQDLIEAIQYIKNEKFFILGKGSNVLFSDNFFDGVVLSLKNLNRYVFIDGNMLVSGAGCLLDDIVKFSILNDLGGIEELSGIPGSVGGAVFMNAGAFDGEIKDVVNYVKIVDMSGKTILLKKNEINFKYRSSGLDKKIVVEAGFFLSKGANLYKREEILSKRESKQPLDYPSCGSVFKRPKGNFAGTLIESCGLKGYRIGNAKVSEKHANFIVNLGGATSTDIYNIIQYVKDKVYKETGIMLEEEVKLVNFDV, encoded by the coding sequence ATGAGAATAATTAAAAATGAGCCGTTGTCAAACCATACAAGCTATATGACTGGTGGAGATGCAAAACTTTTTTTAGAGCCTTATACTACACAAGATTTGATAGAAGCCATACAATATATAAAAAATGAGAAGTTTTTTATCCTTGGCAAAGGGAGTAATGTGCTATTTTCTGATAATTTCTTTGACGGGGTAGTGCTTAGCCTAAAAAATCTTAACAGATATGTTTTTATAGATGGCAATATGCTTGTCAGTGGTGCAGGTTGTTTGCTTGATGATATAGTAAAATTCTCCATTTTAAATGATTTGGGTGGTATCGAAGAGCTGTCAGGTATTCCCGGCAGTGTAGGGGGAGCGGTTTTTATGAATGCCGGTGCATTTGATGGGGAGATAAAAGATGTTGTCAATTATGTAAAAATAGTTGATATGTCGGGTAAAACTATACTACTAAAAAAGAATGAAATAAATTTTAAGTACAGAAGCTCAGGGTTAGATAAGAAAATAGTTGTTGAGGCAGGTTTTTTTCTGAGTAAAGGTGCTAACTTATACAAAAGAGAGGAAATCCTTTCTAAAAGAGAGTCAAAGCAGCCTCTTGATTATCCGAGCTGTGGCTCTGTCTTTAAAAGACCGAAAGGTAATTTCGCTGGCACTTTGATTGAAAGTTGCGGTCTGAAAGGCTACAGGATAGGTAATGCAAAAGTTTCCGAAAAACATGCAAATTTTATTGTTAATTTGGGTGGAGCCACAAGCACCGACATCTACAATATTATCCAATATGTAAAGGATAAGGTTTATAAAGAAACAGGGATAATGTTGGAAGAGGAAGTCAAGCTTGTCAATTTTGATGTTTAA
- the mtnP gene encoding S-methyl-5'-thioadenosine phosphorylase, with protein MKIGIIGGSGLYSINGFEFIEDIEVSSAFGKPSSPYKLFRKGGVEFYFLSRHGANHTLAPHKVNYRANIDGFKQIGVSQILSFNAVGGIASDLKPSDIVIPDNAIDMTSGRANTFYEENNIVHIDLTYPFCETIRDKLITLSRDFSFGIKNKGVYVCTNGPRLETAAEIKMYKTLGADIVGMTLFPEVTLAREAEICYANVSIVTNFAAGISKNKLTTSEVIETIKKSEEKLKEILELYSKNIPNTDECKCTKALEDAGITKK; from the coding sequence ATGAAGATTGGGATAATAGGGGGAAGCGGACTTTATTCTATCAACGGTTTTGAGTTTATAGAAGATATTGAAGTCAGCTCTGCTTTTGGCAAACCTTCATCACCTTACAAACTTTTTAGAAAAGGGGGAGTTGAATTTTATTTTTTATCAAGGCACGGAGCAAATCACACCCTTGCCCCACACAAAGTAAATTACAGAGCAAATATTGACGGATTCAAACAAATTGGGGTCAGCCAAATACTTTCTTTTAATGCTGTCGGTGGGATTGCAAGTGATTTAAAGCCTTCGGATATTGTTATTCCTGATAATGCTATCGATATGACAAGTGGCAGAGCAAATACGTTTTACGAAGAAAATAATATAGTTCATATAGATTTAACATACCCTTTCTGCGAAACGATCAGAGATAAGCTAATCACTCTGTCAAGAGATTTTTCTTTTGGCATCAAAAATAAGGGTGTTTATGTATGTACTAACGGGCCAAGACTTGAAACGGCTGCCGAAATTAAAATGTATAAGACTCTTGGTGCCGATATAGTTGGTATGACCCTTTTCCCTGAGGTAACGCTGGCAAGGGAAGCTGAGATTTGTTATGCAAATGTGAGTATTGTGACTAATTTTGCTGCTGGTATTTCGAAAAATAAACTGACAACCTCAGAAGTAATAGAAACAATAAAGAAGAGTGAAGAAAAATTAAAAGAAATTTTAGAGTTGTATAGTAAAAATATCCCGAATACGGATGAATGCAAATGCACAAAAGCTCTTGAAGATGCGGGGATTACCAAAAAATGA
- a CDS encoding trimeric intracellular cation channel family protein: MNVLYVLDLLGTFAFAMSGAIAGVRKDLDLYGVTVLGVVTAVGGGTIRDVLVGRIPPFIFQNTTYLFISILASVITFYFSSFVEKKFKTLLIMDAIGLGVFTVIGISVGISYHIGYFGAIIMGVMTGTVGGMVRDILQGEVPLVLQKEIYASACIAGGLIFAFFDRLNLNKTLNVVICIAIVITIRLIAIYKNWHLPKPSKQKG; the protein is encoded by the coding sequence ATGAATGTTTTATATGTACTTGACCTTTTAGGGACATTTGCTTTTGCTATGAGCGGTGCCATAGCCGGTGTCAGGAAAGACCTTGACCTTTACGGTGTAACCGTTTTAGGTGTAGTCACGGCTGTTGGCGGAGGCACAATAAGAGATGTGCTTGTGGGCAGAATCCCTCCTTTTATCTTCCAAAACACTACGTATCTTTTTATATCTATTTTGGCCTCAGTAATCACATTTTATTTTAGCTCTTTTGTGGAAAAAAAGTTTAAGACGCTTCTTATAATGGATGCAATAGGGCTTGGGGTATTTACCGTGATAGGGATTTCAGTGGGTATTAGTTATCATATAGGATATTTTGGTGCGATAATTATGGGGGTTATGACAGGCACTGTGGGTGGAATGGTAAGGGATATTTTGCAAGGGGAGGTCCCTTTGGTCTTACAGAAAGAGATTTACGCGTCAGCCTGTATTGCAGGCGGTCTTATATTTGCTTTTTTTGATAGGCTAAATTTAAATAAGACTCTTAATGTAGTTATTTGCATCGCAATAGTAATAACTATAAGGCTTATCGCAATTTATAAAAACTGGCATCTTCCAAAGCCTTCAAAACAAAAGGGGTAA